The following proteins are encoded in a genomic region of Synechococcus sp. ROS8604:
- a CDS encoding alpha/beta hydrolase: MQLIASLVEDSGISFLGVDYRLCPNDCFPAALDDIEDAYRWLLAQGYRAEAIGTTGISAGATLVTQLLHRCKRKGLPMPAVALVMAGVMDFSCGRESVAFNANDDLVSLQRLEAISSHYLPEDGSYDSRDLDCLQQDYRSYPRTLFQVGDREVLLSDAIACFSILKTAGHDVALPVVPGMIHCGQLFSREFTPGQRATAEAALFLREGFVACNPYSVRGMGERKKQKTGH, encoded by the coding sequence TTGCAATTGATTGCCTCACTTGTAGAGGATTCAGGGATCAGTTTTCTAGGGGTTGATTATCGTTTGTGCCCGAACGATTGTTTTCCAGCTGCTCTCGATGATATAGAAGATGCTTATCGCTGGCTGTTAGCGCAGGGCTATCGAGCAGAGGCGATTGGTACGACAGGAATTTCTGCTGGGGCCACATTGGTGACGCAATTGCTGCATCGCTGTAAAAGGAAGGGCTTGCCGATGCCCGCTGTGGCATTGGTGATGGCAGGGGTTATGGACTTCAGCTGTGGGAGAGAATCTGTTGCTTTTAATGCCAACGATGATCTTGTGTCGTTGCAGCGACTCGAAGCTATCTCTTCCCATTATTTGCCAGAGGATGGTTCATATGATTCACGAGATCTTGACTGTTTGCAGCAGGATTACCGCTCTTATCCCCGTACATTATTCCAGGTTGGTGATCGTGAAGTGTTGCTCAGTGATGCGATCGCCTGTTTTTCAATTTTAAAAACAGCAGGACATGATGTGGCTTTGCCTGTTGTGCCTGGAATGATTCATTGCGGGCAGCTCTTTTCACGGGAATTTACGCCTGGTCAACGTGCAACGGCTGAGGCAGCCCTTTTTCTGCGTGAAGGATTCGTTGCTTGCAATCCATACTCAGTGCGTGGCATGGGTGAGCGCAAGAAGCAGAAGACTGGTCATTGA
- a CDS encoding NifU family protein — protein MSTETMALTNENVEKVLDELRPFLMADGGNVEVVEIDGPIVKVRLQGACGSCPSSTMTLKMGIERKMRESIPEVSEVVQVL, from the coding sequence ATGAGCACCGAGACCATGGCCCTCACCAACGAGAACGTGGAAAAGGTGCTCGATGAACTTCGCCCCTTCCTGATGGCCGATGGTGGCAACGTGGAAGTCGTTGAGATCGATGGTCCGATCGTGAAAGTTCGCCTGCAGGGCGCTTGCGGAAGCTGCCCGAGCAGCACGATGACTTTAAAAATGGGGATTGAACGCAAGATGCGCGAATCGATTCCTGAGGTGAGCGAAGTGGTCCAAGTTCTCTGA
- a CDS encoding malate:quinone oxidoreductase, whose protein sequence is MDRYDVVLVGAGIMSVTLATLLHELDPDLRLLVVERLEAPALESSAAGNNAGTGHAANCELNYTPLQADGTISMAKPLAINASFECSLEFWSSLCEQGRLDPSGFIHRVPHISFVWGEGDVAYLRQRYEQLKPLPAFAAMEWSRDEAELASWIPLVMAGRDPKKAVAATRIERGTDVDFGALSRSLFVPLQASGALDLVFGTSVSDLNRRAEGWELQLRGPSGRRDVMTPFVFLGAGGGALPLLQRSGIPEAAAYAGFPVSGQWLVCNDPDLSEHHFAKVYGKAKVGAPPMSVPHLDSRWIDGRRSLLFGPYAGFSSKFLKQGSLLDLPRSVRTSNVLPMLQVGVNNIPLVRYLVNQLRQSSEDRMEALKAFLPTARADDWALSVAGQRVQIIKRTPTGGRLQLGTEVVASGDGSLAALLGASPGASTSVTIMLEILQRCLPDRLASQAWQQRLQALLPSYGQDLNADRELLQRSRDRSDALLGLQIAR, encoded by the coding sequence TTGGACCGCTACGACGTTGTGCTCGTGGGTGCTGGGATCATGAGTGTCACCCTGGCAACCCTCCTGCATGAACTCGATCCAGACTTGCGGTTGTTGGTTGTTGAACGGTTAGAGGCACCCGCTTTAGAAAGCAGCGCTGCGGGAAATAACGCTGGCACCGGCCATGCTGCCAACTGTGAGCTCAATTACACCCCTCTTCAGGCTGATGGCACGATTTCAATGGCGAAACCGCTGGCGATCAATGCCAGTTTTGAGTGCAGCCTCGAGTTTTGGTCGTCCCTCTGTGAGCAGGGTCGTTTAGATCCCTCTGGGTTTATTCACCGCGTGCCCCACATCAGTTTTGTGTGGGGTGAGGGCGATGTGGCCTACCTGCGCCAGCGCTATGAGCAGTTGAAGCCGCTGCCTGCTTTTGCGGCCATGGAGTGGAGCCGCGATGAGGCTGAGCTCGCTTCCTGGATTCCGCTCGTGATGGCCGGGCGAGATCCTAAAAAAGCAGTTGCAGCCACCAGGATTGAGCGCGGCACAGACGTGGATTTCGGGGCTTTGTCTCGCTCTCTGTTTGTTCCCTTGCAAGCGTCTGGGGCCCTTGATCTGGTGTTCGGGACTTCGGTGTCTGATCTCAACCGTCGCGCAGAGGGCTGGGAGCTGCAATTGCGTGGCCCCTCTGGACGCCGCGACGTGATGACGCCGTTTGTGTTTCTCGGTGCCGGTGGTGGGGCCCTACCTCTCCTCCAACGTTCGGGCATTCCTGAAGCGGCTGCTTACGCCGGGTTTCCCGTGAGCGGGCAATGGCTTGTCTGCAATGACCCGGATTTATCGGAGCATCACTTCGCCAAGGTGTATGGCAAAGCCAAGGTGGGGGCTCCGCCGATGTCGGTGCCCCACCTCGACTCCCGCTGGATCGATGGCCGTCGCTCCCTCCTGTTTGGGCCCTATGCCGGCTTTAGCAGCAAGTTTTTGAAGCAGGGGTCTTTGCTGGATCTTCCTCGTTCTGTGCGCACCTCCAATGTGTTGCCCATGCTTCAAGTTGGGGTCAACAACATCCCCTTGGTTCGTTATCTCGTGAATCAACTGCGCCAAAGCAGTGAGGATCGGATGGAGGCGTTAAAGGCTTTTCTCCCAACGGCTCGCGCGGACGATTGGGCTTTGTCGGTGGCTGGTCAGCGCGTTCAGATCATCAAACGCACCCCCACTGGAGGCCGTTTGCAATTGGGTACGGAGGTGGTTGCTTCTGGCGATGGTTCGTTGGCTGCCCTGCTTGGTGCCTCTCCTGGCGCGAGCACCTCCGTCACGATCATGTTGGAAATTCTTCAACGCTGTTTGCCTGATCGCTTGGCTTCGCAAGCGTGGCAGCAGCGCTTGCAAGCGTTACTGCCGAGCTATGGGCAAGATCTCAATGCGGATAGAGAGCTCCTTCAGCGCAGCCGAGATCGCAGTGATGCGCTGCTTGGTTTGCAGATTGCACGCTAG
- a CDS encoding multidrug efflux SMR transporter, whose protein sequence is MVDVGNDAEVANPFDGSVGHAVGEIPARASEGNAPILRSRHQFDERNAACPHPGFCDCLAIASEVMGTSFLKHSQGFSRPISAIVMQAAYSTLMLLLSRVVQTISLGITYAPWSGIGIIAIVLVALLAYKQIPSPGQLTGIAMITAGGIIVNLTGKHP, encoded by the coding sequence ATGGTCGATGTGGGCAATGATGCAGAAGTTGCGAATCCTTTTGACGGGAGCGTCGGTCATGCGGTTGGCGAAATCCCGGCTCGGGCTTCAGAAGGCAATGCGCCAATCCTAAGGAGCCGCCACCAATTCGATGAGAGAAACGCTGCATGCCCCCACCCTGGATTCTGTGATTGCTTGGCGATCGCTTCCGAAGTGATGGGAACCTCTTTTCTCAAACACTCTCAAGGGTTCAGCAGACCTATTTCCGCAATCGTTATGCAAGCCGCTTACTCCACCTTGATGCTGTTGCTCTCTCGCGTCGTGCAAACGATTTCGCTTGGCATCACTTATGCCCCCTGGAGTGGGATCGGTATTATCGCGATTGTGCTGGTTGCCTTGCTTGCCTACAAGCAAATTCCCTCACCAGGTCAGCTTACGGGAATCGCCATGATCACAGCTGGGGGGATCATCGTGAATCTCACTGGCAAGCATCCCTGA
- the lepA gene encoding translation elongation factor 4, producing MTDAPVKRIRNFCIIAHIDHGKSTLADRLLQDTGTVANRDMQEQFLDNMELERERGITIKLQAARMNYKAADGEEYVLNLIDTPGHVDFSYEVSRSLQACEGALLVVDASQGVEAQTLANVYMALENDLEIIPVLNKIDLPGADPDRIKEEIEAIIGLDCSNAIPCSAKTGLGVPEILQAVVDRVPPPADTVEEPTKALIFDSYYDPYRGVIVYFRVMSGRISRKDKVLLMASNKTYELDEVGIMAPDEKKVDELHAGEVGYLAASIKAVADARVGDTITLLNEPADAPLPGYAEAKPMVFCGLFPTEADQYPDLREALHKLQLSDAALKFEPETSSAMGFGFRCGFLGLLHMEIVQERLEREYNLDLIVTAPSVIYTVNLTNGEQIMVDNPATLPDPQQRESIEEPYVRMEIYAPNEFNGALMGLCQERRGDYIDMKYITKERVTLIYELPLAEVVTDFFDQMKTRTQGYASMEYHLIGYRKNELVRLDVLINAERADPLTTIVHRDKAYNVGKGLVEKLKELIPRQQFKIPLQASIGSRIIASTSISAIRKDVLAKCYGGDISRKKKLLKKQAKGKKRMKAMGKVDVPQEAFMAVLKLNQTS from the coding sequence ATGACCGACGCTCCCGTCAAAAGGATTCGCAACTTCTGCATCATTGCCCACATCGACCATGGCAAGTCGACGTTGGCCGACCGGTTGCTGCAAGACACCGGCACGGTGGCCAATCGGGATATGCAAGAGCAGTTCCTCGACAACATGGAGCTGGAGAGGGAACGGGGGATCACGATCAAGCTCCAAGCGGCCCGCATGAACTACAAGGCGGCGGATGGTGAGGAGTATGTGCTCAACCTCATTGATACCCCCGGCCACGTGGACTTCTCCTATGAGGTGAGCCGCAGCCTGCAGGCCTGTGAAGGGGCCTTACTGGTGGTGGATGCAAGCCAAGGCGTTGAAGCTCAGACCTTGGCCAACGTCTACATGGCGCTGGAGAACGATCTTGAGATCATTCCTGTGCTCAACAAGATTGATCTGCCTGGTGCCGACCCGGATCGCATTAAGGAGGAGATCGAGGCGATCATCGGCTTGGATTGCTCGAATGCGATTCCGTGCTCCGCCAAAACGGGTCTAGGCGTTCCGGAAATTCTTCAAGCGGTGGTGGATCGGGTGCCACCTCCTGCCGACACAGTGGAAGAGCCCACCAAAGCGCTGATCTTTGATTCTTATTACGACCCTTACCGAGGCGTGATTGTTTACTTCCGTGTGATGAGCGGAAGGATTAGTCGCAAAGACAAGGTGTTGCTCATGGCGAGCAACAAAACCTATGAACTTGACGAAGTCGGGATCATGGCCCCGGATGAGAAAAAGGTGGATGAGCTCCATGCTGGAGAGGTGGGTTATCTCGCGGCCTCAATCAAGGCGGTGGCGGATGCACGGGTGGGAGATACGATTACGTTGCTGAACGAGCCGGCAGATGCACCGCTGCCTGGCTATGCAGAAGCCAAACCGATGGTTTTTTGTGGCTTGTTTCCTACAGAAGCCGATCAATACCCGGATTTACGAGAAGCTCTGCACAAATTGCAGCTCTCTGATGCAGCGCTGAAATTTGAACCCGAAACCAGCAGTGCGATGGGCTTTGGATTCCGTTGCGGATTCCTCGGCCTGTTGCACATGGAGATTGTGCAGGAGCGCTTGGAACGTGAATACAACCTGGATCTGATTGTTACTGCGCCATCAGTGATTTACACCGTGAATCTCACCAATGGTGAGCAAATCATGGTGGATAATCCGGCCACACTCCCAGATCCTCAGCAACGTGAATCGATTGAGGAGCCCTATGTGCGCATGGAAATTTATGCGCCGAATGAGTTCAATGGAGCATTGATGGGGCTGTGCCAGGAGAGACGAGGTGACTACATCGATATGAAATACATCACCAAGGAACGGGTGACCTTGATTTATGAATTGCCCTTAGCAGAAGTGGTGACTGATTTCTTCGATCAAATGAAGACCCGCACCCAGGGCTATGCCTCGATGGAGTATCACCTGATCGGCTATCGCAAGAACGAGCTTGTGCGCTTGGATGTGTTGATTAATGCAGAACGCGCTGATCCTCTTACCACGATCGTTCACCGCGATAAGGCCTACAACGTGGGCAAGGGCTTAGTTGAAAAGCTCAAGGAATTGATTCCGCGCCAGCAATTTAAAATTCCTTTGCAAGCTTCTATCGGGAGCCGGATTATTGCCAGTACGAGTATTAGCGCGATCCGTAAGGATGTGCTTGCGAAGTGCTACGGCGGTGATATTTCGCGTAAGAAGAAACTGTTGAAGAAACAGGCAAAGGGTAAGAAACGGATGAAGGCGATGGGCAAAGTCGATGTACCGCAAGAGGCCTTTATGGCTGTATTGAAACTGAATCAAACCTCTTGA
- a CDS encoding sodium-dependent bicarbonate transport family permease yields the protein MNQSLILENIFSPAVLFFFMGAAAVCLRINLEIPPPISKLLSIYLLIAIGFKGGVELVRSGLSGSVVTVLLMCLMMAIVVPLYGFPILRRRFGPEDSAALAASFGSISAVTFITASSFLNEIKVEHSGFMIAALALMESPAIVMGLILNGRSQSQSKNTPSTSPQLSTIIQTSILNTSVYLLLGSLVVGALSETFDHSGVEKIAPFTNQIFYGVLCLFLLEMGISAASRIGELKKSGLFLIAFSILFPVLNAFVAIALASLFKLDPGNALLFVILCASASYIAVPAAMKTALPHSNPSLYLSAALGVTFPFNIIVGIPLYFSVIERLSA from the coding sequence TTGAATCAAAGCCTCATTCTTGAAAATATATTTTCACCCGCTGTCCTGTTCTTTTTCATGGGAGCCGCTGCCGTCTGTCTGCGAATCAACCTGGAGATACCACCGCCCATCTCCAAATTACTGTCCATCTATCTGTTGATCGCCATTGGATTCAAAGGTGGCGTGGAGCTTGTTCGCAGCGGGCTCAGTGGATCCGTTGTCACGGTTCTGCTGATGTGCTTGATGATGGCCATCGTTGTGCCCCTCTATGGCTTTCCCATTCTCAGGCGACGCTTTGGGCCTGAGGATTCTGCAGCCCTTGCAGCCTCATTTGGATCGATCAGTGCCGTGACGTTCATCACCGCAAGTTCCTTTCTCAATGAAATCAAAGTGGAACATTCTGGATTCATGATTGCCGCACTCGCCTTGATGGAGTCTCCGGCCATTGTGATGGGATTGATCCTGAACGGAAGGTCACAAAGCCAATCCAAGAACACGCCCAGCACATCGCCACAGCTGAGCACGATCATCCAAACATCCATCCTGAATACATCTGTTTATTTACTCTTGGGGTCCCTTGTTGTTGGTGCCTTATCGGAAACATTCGATCATTCCGGTGTTGAGAAGATCGCTCCATTCACCAACCAGATTTTTTATGGCGTGTTGTGCCTGTTTCTCTTGGAAATGGGGATATCAGCCGCCTCAAGAATCGGCGAATTAAAGAAAAGTGGACTCTTCTTGATTGCCTTCTCGATTCTCTTCCCTGTTCTGAATGCATTCGTTGCGATCGCTTTAGCGTCGTTATTCAAACTGGATCCTGGCAATGCGCTGTTGTTCGTGATCCTTTGCGCCAGCGCCTCCTACATCGCTGTTCCGGCAGCCATGAAAACAGCTCTTCCCCATTCCAATCCGAGCCTTTATCTATCAGCAGCCCTGGGAGTGACCTTTCCGTTCAATATCATTGTTGGCATTCCTCTTTATTTCTCAGTGATTGAACGTTTATCAGCGTAA
- a CDS encoding VWA domain-containing protein translates to MTSLQVALKTSKRGRRKQEAGQISLTEAMVAGVASTLIVGATALSMQSTAKIINTSADKATLRQNTVNGMRLMRTEVERGLHLIVHNANPFPDAEQHLNLQNPRYSDVLSKCTNLAGTKLFKPLFGIKMVELSKPVVYGLASNNNSYGYTIQRCGPPLKLDGSFDETEELFLSNILEQIAALPSMCGEEPCPPQPVNEILSQIDFSFNQGVTPFRSPREPALRMETDSNFKLMKFIDPTPDTDNEPTSQPFPITASYLQKTKNGVDITKQNVYFTAFARADKRLNNTDEVMEGGVLSGAFFQNITSSNVRFVIDGSGSMSACVMWGDGYGIYRTFYDPKKGRYKETNRICALTRMEALISEMTMLIGALPNTTKMGITSFSSDGYTNHKSWTDSTTNLVSLGADGKRDSAIEFVNTLNDDKVTSWGGTDPWDSIQQSFDDTETDTLYFLTDGKPNKDPNGGKWSRKDETRTAERYSSKNEGRTHNGSNQPLIVNTTSIGMESSWLTQLALLTNGSYNQIDEITVANNSNNGHGNNLDDCDPSNPSANFDHCNNEDDIELSGKTP, encoded by the coding sequence ATGACCAGTCTGCAAGTTGCCCTCAAAACATCCAAGCGTGGTCGTCGCAAACAGGAAGCTGGTCAGATCAGTCTCACCGAGGCCATGGTGGCAGGAGTTGCCTCAACCTTGATTGTGGGGGCTACAGCTCTATCGATGCAATCCACGGCAAAAATCATCAATACCTCCGCTGATAAGGCAACACTCCGGCAGAACACGGTGAATGGAATGCGCTTGATGCGAACGGAGGTGGAGCGGGGGCTTCATCTGATAGTTCACAACGCCAATCCGTTTCCAGACGCTGAACAACATCTCAATCTTCAAAATCCACGTTATTCAGATGTTCTCAGCAAATGCACCAACCTGGCTGGAACCAAACTGTTCAAGCCACTGTTTGGGATCAAAATGGTGGAACTGTCCAAACCCGTGGTTTACGGGCTCGCGAGTAACAACAACAGCTATGGCTACACCATCCAGCGTTGCGGCCCACCCTTGAAACTCGATGGTTCCTTCGATGAAACAGAAGAGCTCTTCCTCTCCAACATCCTGGAACAAATCGCTGCTCTTCCATCGATGTGTGGAGAGGAGCCTTGCCCCCCCCAACCCGTGAACGAGATTCTGTCTCAAATCGATTTCTCCTTCAATCAAGGGGTGACCCCATTTCGGAGCCCACGGGAACCGGCCCTGAGGATGGAGACCGATTCCAACTTCAAGCTGATGAAATTCATTGATCCCACCCCGGACACGGACAATGAACCGACGAGTCAGCCATTTCCGATTACAGCCAGCTATTTACAAAAAACAAAAAATGGCGTGGATATTACCAAGCAAAATGTTTATTTTACTGCCTTCGCACGTGCCGACAAACGGCTGAACAACACCGATGAAGTCATGGAAGGAGGCGTTCTGAGCGGAGCCTTCTTCCAGAACATCACCAGTAGCAATGTGCGCTTTGTGATCGATGGCTCCGGATCGATGAGCGCCTGTGTGATGTGGGGAGACGGTTACGGAATCTACCGAACGTTTTATGACCCGAAAAAAGGTCGCTACAAAGAAACGAACCGAATCTGTGCACTCACCCGCATGGAGGCCCTGATCAGCGAAATGACCATGCTGATCGGTGCACTGCCGAACACCACCAAGATGGGCATCACATCGTTCAGTTCGGATGGGTACACCAACCACAAATCCTGGACCGATTCAACCACCAACCTGGTGAGCCTTGGCGCGGATGGAAAGCGAGATTCAGCGATTGAGTTTGTCAACACCTTGAATGACGACAAAGTCACCAGCTGGGGTGGAACGGACCCCTGGGATTCGATTCAGCAGAGCTTTGATGACACCGAAACAGACACTCTTTATTTCCTCACTGATGGCAAACCCAATAAGGACCCTAACGGAGGCAAATGGTCCAGGAAAGATGAAACACGCACGGCCGAGCGCTACTCCTCTAAAAATGAAGGCCGCACGCACAATGGAAGCAATCAACCGCTGATTGTGAACACCACCTCCATTGGCATGGAATCAAGCTGGCTGACCCAACTGGCGTTGCTGACCAACGGTAGTTACAACCAAATCGATGAAATCACCGTTGCGAATAACAGCAACAATGGCCATGGCAACAATCTTGATGATTGCGACCCCAGCAATCCGAGTGCCAATTTTGATCATTGCAATAACGAAGATGACATTGAACTCTCCGGAAAAACACCTTAA